The window TGCACTTTTCATGTTTTCTACTTCTTTTCCTTCAATATTTCTAATCATATTTGATATTACTATAGGAAGTTTTTTACTTATTGCAAATTTTGATAATTCTTGCATATATCTCATGAAGAGGGAATTTTTTTTAAATGTGGATTCATCAGTTTTGTATTCATATGAAAATAAATCAGTAATATTATCAATTACTATTAGAGAATAATCATTAGTTTCAAAATTTTTAATAGATTTTATTTGTTCAGAAGAATTTCTTATTCTTGAAACAGTAATTTTTTCTAGAAAATTTATTTCACTCATTGATTGTTTTTGGATTTCTAAAATTCTCTCTGGCCTAAATCCACCAGTTGTATCAAAATATAGAACATGGCCACCATTTTTGATTGAATTTATTGATAATTGAAGTAGAAGTTGAGTTTTTCCTGTTCCATTTCCTCCAAAAATATCTACTATCAAACCTTCTGGAATTCCACCTGACAAGAATTCATCTATTTTTTGTAAACCAGTAGAGATCATTTGTATAATTAATTGAAAAAGAAGAAAAAATTTAAGGAATTTCAATTTTTACAAAAGAGGTAAGGCTTTTATTCTAGAGAACAAAGTTGCAATTCAAGTGAATAATTAGTGTCTCAATCAAACAGTGCAAAAAGACCTTTAACTACTCTTCAAAAAAGTACCAAAAAGAAAGTTACCGTGAGACTAAAAAATGAGGTAGAGTACAAAGGGAAGATGGATAATGTTGATTCTTACATGAATTTGATTATGACTGATGCTGAAGAGCTTCATGACGGTAAAACAATTGCAAATTATGGCAGAGTTATTGTTAGAGGAAATAACGTGTTGTTCATTAAATTAGAAAATGAACTCTAGTAGGTTTTTCCTATGACAAATAATTTCCTATTCACATCTGAATCAGTAACAGAAGGTCATCCAGACAAAGTTTGTGATAATATTTCTGATGCATTTTTAGATGAATATCTTAGACAAGATCCCAATTCCAGAGTTGCTATTGAAACAATGGTTACTACGGATTATGTAGTTATATCCGGAGAAGTTACATCAAAGGCTAATTTTGATAAAAAAGAACAAGAGGAATTAGCTCGAAAAACAATAAGAGAAATAGGATATGATAACAAAGACTTGATGTTTGATGCGGATACATGTCAAATTAATTTAAAGCTGCACTCACAAAGTCCGGATATTAGCCAAGGAGTTACAGCAACAGAAGAAAAAGAGCAAGGAGCTGGTGATCAAGGATTAATGTTTGGTTATGCTACTAATGAAACAGAAGAGTTGATGCCTATGCCAATACTTTTAGCTCATAAACTTATTCAAAGATTATCACAAGTCCGAAGAGAGAAGATTTTACCTTGGGTTAGACCTGATGGTAAATCACAAGTATCAGTAAGATACGAAAATAATAAACCAACAAAAATTGAAACAGTTGTGGTCTCAACACAACATGCACCAGAAATATCTCAAGAGGAAATTTCAAGAAAAATAATTGATAAAGTAATCAAACCAGTATTAGGAAATCTTTGGAATGATCAAATTAAAATCCACATAAATCCAACTGGAAAATTTGTAATTGGTGGTCCTCATGGGGATGCTGGTTTAACTGGTAGAAAAATAATTGTTGATACATATGGTGGATTTGGAAGACATGGTGGAGGGGCTTTCTCTGGAAAAGATCCTTCCAAAGTTGACAGATCTGCATGTTACATGTGTAGATATATTGCCAAAAATCTTGTTGCCGCTGGACTAGCAGAGAGATGTGAAGTTCAAGTTGCATATGCAATAGGAGTAGCTGAACCAGTTTCTCTTTATGTAAATACATTTGGAACAAATAAAATTCCAGAAAATCAGATTGAGGAATTGGTAAGGAAAAATTTCGATATGAAACCATCTGGAATTATTTCTCAGTTAGATCTTAAAAGACCAATTTACAAAAAAACTGCTTCATATGGACATTTTGGAAGAAATGAACCTGAATTTACATGGGAGAAAACAGACAAAGCTGAAATACTAAAACAGTCTGCCGGACTCTAATAATTCCAGTACAGATTGAAATTTAATTTGAGAGATTTTTGTTAGTTTTTGGTGATTTCCTTTAAAATTCCCTATCAGAATATTTAGATCATCTACTCCATAATCAGATTTAATTTTATTAATAGCATTATAGTATGAATCTTCTAAATTTATTTTTTGTATGGAAGTCTTTGTTTTTTTAGAGAATAATTTTACATATTGTTCAAAAGTAACAGTTTCAGGACCAACTAGATCTAGGATTTTATTTTGAAATTCTATTCTCATAATTGATTCAAAAATGACTTTAACTACATCATCAATGTAAATTGGTTGAATCAAATAGTTTCCTGGGCCTGGAATTTGTAGTTGATTATTTTTAATTTGTTTTTTTAATAGTTTTGTAAGATAATCATCTTTTCCAATGATGTAGGATGGGCGAAAAATTGTGAAATTCAATCCTGAATTAATAATTGATCGCTCTGCTTTATACTTAGAAATGAAATAACCTAAAGAAGTGTTTGAGGAAACACCAAGACCACTTAGATAAACAATTTTTTTAATTTTTGCATTTTCACACAAGTTTACAATTTTTTTTGTTAGTTCAACATTAATAGAATTATAATCAATTTCTACAGATTGTTTTCCAATACCTATTAAATGAATTAGTGCATCTGAGTTTTGAATTTTTGAAATTATGTTTTTTTCATCAAAGTTTTTTGAGATAATTTTTATTTCATTTTTTAATGGTTTGAAATCCCTTCTCGAAATTGAAATCAATTTAACATTGTTTTTAGACAAATATTTTCTTAGATTCTTTCCAATAAATCCAGTTGCACCAGTAATGACAACTTGATTTAATTTAACCATGAGAATTACAGGTAATTTTTTTATTTTAATCTATTTGGTATTGAAGAAACAGGTACAAACAAGAGTTAATACAGTAAAATTGATATGACAAATGTGGAAGAAAAGACAAAGTTAAGAACAGGTTTCACAACTGGAAGTTCAGCTACTGCTGCTGCCAAAGCAGGATTATTATCAATAATAAATCATAAAAAAATTCAAAATGTAGAAATTTTGTTACCAAATAGAAATTCAATACAAATTCCAATTAACTTTTGTGAGTTTGGAACAAACTTTGCAAGATGTGTAGTGATTAAAGATGGAGGTGATGATCCTGACGTTACACATGGTGCTGAGATCGTTGTTGAATTAGAAATTACTGAAAAAAGTAACACAATTGAAATTAATGGTGGTGAAGGTGTTGGGATTGTTACAAAACCTGGTTTGGGTTTGGAGATAAACAAGCCAGCAATTAATCCAGTTCCTAAAAAAATGATTATTGAGAATTTAAGAGAAATTGGAGAAAAAATGCTTGAAAAAAATGGAATTAGAATTCTAATTTCTGTTCCAAAAGGAAAAGAATTAGGACCAAAAACCGATAATCCAAGATTAGGAATTAAGGACGGGATTTCAATTTTAGGAACAAGTGGAATTGTAGTACCATTTTCTACTGCATCTTATGCTGCATCAATTAGACAGAATTTGGATGTAGCAATTGCTATGGGTAATGACACAGTTGTGTTAACAACAGGAGGAAGAAGTGAAGATTTTGCAAAGAAAATTGTAGATTTACCAGAGCATTGTTTCGTTCAGATGGGAGATTTTTCTGGATATACTATTCAACAGTGTAGTAAAAAAAATATCAAAAAGGCATTTGTTGTTGGATTCATAGGAAAGCTTGCAAAGATGGCTGCAGGTGTAAAACAAACTCATGTTAAGGGATCTAAAGTAGATATGTTATTTTTATCAGAACTTGCAAAAAAAGCTAATGCCAAAGATAGTGTAATTGAAGATATCAAAAAGGCAAATACTGCAAGACATGTATCTGAAATAATTCAAGAAAATAAGATAGATGGTTTTTTTGAATTAATATGTAATGAAACTCATAAACATATGAGAAAACATTCTGAAGAAAAAGTATCAATTGATGTAATATTGTTTGATTTTGAAGGAAATGTTTTGGCTAGAAAATCTGAAGAGTAAGGTATTTTATTAAAGTCTGAAGGTTTTGAATATGGAAAAAACTTCAGTTTTAGCAATTACTAAAAATGGGGTAAATATTGGATTAAATTTGAAAGAATTATTTCCAAATTGGAGAATTTATGCTCCAGAAAAATTTTCAGATAAAAATAATAATATTATTTGGTATTCTGAGCCTACATCAGATAAAATTATAGAACTTTTCAAAAATAATAATGCATTAATCTGTCTTTTTTCATTGGGCGCAGTAATTAGATTGATTGCCCCACATCTCAAAGATAAAAAAACAGATCCTGCAGTAATTGTAATTGATGATAAAATAAATTTTGTGATTAGTGTTTTATCTGGACATATAGGAGGTGCAAATGAGCTAACACAAGAAATTGCAACAAAATTAGATGCAATACCAGTAATCACTACAGCGGCAGATGTTAACAAAACAATAGCAGTTGATCTTGTTGGAAGAGATTTTGGGTGGAAAATTGATGATGATTCTACAGTAACTAGAATTAGTGCACAAATGGTAAATGAAGAGCCTATTGGTGTATTTCAACAAGCTGGGAATAAAAATTGGTACAAAAATTTACCAAAAAATGTAACAATTTATGATGATTTTGAACAATTAAAAAAATCAAATTCTAAAGCATATCTAATAATTTCTGATGAATTAATTGATGATGTATTATCAAAAGAATCTGTCATCTATCGTCCCCCAAGTTTAGTAATTGGTGTTGGACTTCACTGGGATACTACAAAAGAAGAAATCATGAATGGGATCAAGTTATGTCTTAAGAAGTTTAGATTAAGTGAAAAATCAATTTCAAAGCTTGTATCTATAAAAAAACCACAAGATGTGCAAGGGTTAATAGACATTGGAAAAGAACTAAAAGTTCCCGTGGAATATGTCAACAGAGAGGATCTTGCAGAAATTACTGCCCCAAATCCTTCAGAAACTGTAAAAGCCTTTGAAGGAACTGCAAGTGTTTCAGAAGCTGCAGCAATCAAAGTTTCTGGTGGAGAACTTGTTGTAGAAAAGCAGAAATTTCCACCAAATTTGACAATAGCTATAGCGAGGATTGTAAATTGAAGCGGGGATTATTATTAATCGATAGAGGGAGCAGGGAAAGAGAGGCATCAGAAGAATTAGAAATAATTTGTAAAGGAATTATGGCTAAAGGCAACTATGAAGTTGTAGATTTCTGTTTCTTAGAGGTAGAACCGCCATATATTGAAGACGGGGTATCAAAATGTCTTAAAGAGGATATTGATTCTTTAACTATAGTTCCATATTTTTTGTATCCCGGTAAAAAAGTTAAAAATGCAGTAACAGATGTAATGAAATTTCAAAAAGATACCAAGGTAAAATTTTTAGTGACAAAACCAATGAGCATGCATAAAACATTAATTGATATTGTAGAAAATAGAATATCTACAACTCTAAAAGAGAATCAAATAACCATTCCAAAGAAAGAAGTGGATGTAATGATTATTGGTCACGGTAGCAAAGATCCTAATGCTCAGATATCACTTAATTATATTGTAAATGATTTAAAAAATTCTTATAGAAATGTCAGCAGATGTTGGTTAGAAATTGAACAGCCTGATATTTTTGAAGGAATAAAAAAATGTGAAAAAGATGAACCCAAAGTTCTAGTGATTGTTTTTTATTTTCTTCATGAAGGAGCACATGTCAAAACTGATATCAATAATGATTTAATTCCAGCATTAGATAAGTCTAATATAAAAAAATCATACATAACAAAACACATAGGAACAGATCAAAAAATTATTGATTTAATTATTGAGAGAGCAAAAGAGGTAGAAGATGCAAACTGAAAAAGGCCAATCAATTGAAGATGCAAGTATGCAGATGATTGAGGAAGAAATAGGTGAACACAGTTATAATGAAATGGAATGGCCAATCGTTAGAAGAATAATTCATTCAACAGCTGACTTTGATTTTGCAGATAAGAACAGAGTAATTTTTCAAAAAAATGCAATTCAAAGTGGAATAAATGCATTAAGAAATGGATGCAGTATTGTAGTTGATGTAAATGGAGTGATTGGGGGTTTGAATAAACAAAATCCAAAAGATTTTGGGAATAATATAATCTGCAATATTTCAGATCCAAAAATGATGGAATTGGCAAAAAAGGAGGGAAAAACACGCTCTCAAGTATCAATGAGGGCAGCAAAATCAGATATTAATGGAGGAGTTGTAGCCATTGGAAATGCACCAACTGCACTTTTGGAAGTAATTCAGATGGTAGAGGAAGGAATTGTAAAACCAGCTCTAATTATTGGAATACCAGTTGGATTCATTTGTGCAGCAGAATCAAAGGAAGAATTATCAAAACTAGAAGAAATACCATTTATCACTAATTTAGGTAGAAAAGGTGGAAGTTCAGCTGCCTCTGCAATAATTAATGCACTATTCAAATTAATCAGAGCAGAATTAGGTTCTTGAGTATTTTATACAATTATTTACAAAAATTTTTGCATAGTTAGAACTATCAAAATAGAGATGGCCATATGATGCAAGAGTGTTATTTTGCATCATTCCATCTTTATGATTTTTGATCCCATCACCAATTTCTAAATCATATACAAATTTTGAATCATTAGAAACATCTTCTAATTTAGAATAGTGAAATTCATGTCCTTGAATGGAATGTGGTTTATATGAAATGGGAGTTTTTTTAATTATCTTACCCTTTGTGTAATTTAGTGTCATTTTTTTAGTCATTCTTGTTTTTGCATCAAACAAACCAATCATTTGGTATTTTTTATTATCAATTTCTATAGATTTTGTGAGATACATTAATCCACCGCATTCAGCATAGATAGGGATATTATCTTCAGCTAAATTTTTTATTATTTTTTTCATTGACTGATTTTTTGCAAGTGATGAACCTAATACTTCAGGAAATCCCCCACCTATGTAAATTCCATCACATTTTGGGATTTTTTTGTCTTTAATTGGGCTGAAAAATTTTATAGTTGCACCTTCTCTTCTTAATGATTCTAAATTATCTTGATAGTAGAAATTAAATGAAGTATCTAGTGCTACAGCAATAGTAATTTTTTCTTTTTTATGTTCAGGTTTAGATATTTTTGGAAGAATAATTGAATTAGTTGCTATTGAAATTATTTGTTGAATATCCAAAGTTTTTGATATAATTTTTGAGATTTTTTCAATTTGGTTTTTCAGAGTTTTTTTATCCAATGTAGAAATTAATCCTAGATGTCTTGATTCTAAATTCAAAAGAGGATTTTTTGGAATTGTCCCAATAATTGGAATTTTAATTTTTTCTAATGCATTTTTACATAAAAATTCATGCTTTTTGCTTCCTATTTTATTAAGAATTACACCTACAATTCGAGAATTATTATGAAATTTTAGAAATCCCAATAGTGTTGCTGCAATTGAGCGGGCTGTTTTACTTGCATCTAAAACTAAGATAACAGGAGATTTTGTTATTGAAGCAACATGATGTGTACTAGCAAAGTTTGAGTGACCAGAGAATCCATCATAATAACCCATAACTCCTTCAATAATTGATATATTGCTTTTAGAATTTGAGATAAAACTTTTCAAAAGATTAGTCCTTCCCATCAACCAAGCATCTAGATTGTATACTTCACGGTTTGAAATACTTGAAAGATAACTAGGATCAATATAGTCAGGACCTACTTTGAAAGGTTGAATTGAAAATCCTTGTTTTTGAAGAGCATAAATGATAGAGCAGGTAATAGAAGTTTTTCCTACTCCACTTGTTGCTCCAGCTATTACTATTCTAGGAATTTGCAATTTGCATGACTAGAACCAGTTTTTATTTAAAGTGATATGTTTTTAGAAATCCTCAATGTTTTTAGTTAGAATATTAAACTAAAGAACATGGAAAAAGATGGGTTAGTTATTGTTTATACTGGTAAAGGGAAAGGAAAAACAACTGCTGCTTTAGGATTAGCTTTGAGAGCTACTGGTTATCAAAAAAAAATTTGCATGATTCAATTCATTAAAGGATCATGGCATTATGGAGAAATGGATTCATCAAAGAGGCTAGAACCAGAATTTGAAATGGTAGCTATAGGAAAAGGATTTGTTGGAATTATTGATGACAGGAGTACAAAGGAAGAACATGAAAAAATTGCAAATGAAGCAATAAAGATCAGTAGTGAAAAAATCCAGTCAAAAAATTACGATATAATAATTTTAGATGAGGTTAATTATGCAGTAAATTTAGGATTGGTATCACTCAATGATGTTTTAAATTTAATAAAATCCAAACCGAAAGAATTGGATTTAGTACTTACTGGAAACTATGCTAAAGAAGAGGTTATTGAAATGGCTGATCTAGTTACAGAAATGAAGGAGATAAAACACCCGTTTCAAAAAGGAATTAAAGCCAAAAGAGGAATTGATTTTTAGTCAGCAACATTAAATTACACAGATAGGGGTTTTAGAAGAAATGTCTACAGAAATTCAAGAAATGCCTGAACAGGGAGAAATTGTACTTGCTACAATTACCAAAGTGATGGATCATGGGGCATATGTTACATTAGATGAGTATGATGATATTCAGGGATTTTTACATATTTCAGAGATTGCACCAGGGTGGATAAGATCAGTTAATAGATTTATTCGTGATGGTGAGAAAAAAGTTCTCCTTGTAAAGAAGGTAAATTCACAGCGTGGAGATATTGACTTGTCACTTAAACAAGTATCAAATGATCAGAAAAAACAAAAACTAAAAGAAGTTAAAAAATTTGAAAAAGGTAAGACAATTTTGCAAAATGTAAAAGAAAAGGCAAAATTATCTGATACTGAAATTGAAAAATTAGAAGACAGTATTTATTCTAAATTTGATTCAGTATATGATGCATTTATTGAAATAGCAAGAAATGGAATTGAATCAGTAAAAGATCTAAAACTCGCAAAAAAAACTGCAACAGTTATTGAAGAGATTTGCTCAAAGATTAAGCTGCCATCAGTAGAAATAAGAGGAATAATGGAAATTACAAATCAAGGATCAGATGGTGTAGAAATAATTAAAAAAACTTTATTGGATGCAATAAAAAAAGATTCTACTATTGATATAACTTATCTTGGTGCACCAAAATATCGATTATCAATTACATCTGAAAATTTCAAAGCTGCAGAAAAAGCTCTCAAACCAATAATTGCTGAAATACAAACTAATATAGAAAAAAAGAAAGGATCATTCAAATTTACTAGGGAAGAATCTAAGAAAACCAGAGAGAACTAAAATGAGATTTCAATTAAGAAAATGTTTGAATTGTAATCATTATACATTAAAAGAAAAATGTGTAAAGTGTAACCAAGATACAATTTCTGCACATCCAGCAAAATTTTCACCTGATGACAAATATATGAGATACAGATTAGCAGACAGATATACTTAGATTAAATTTTTAGAGAAAATATTCATAACATTTAAGAATTATTAGGGTGGTGAATACCGTCCTTCAAGTTTAGTTTCAGCAATAATATGATTTTTCATTGAATTTTCTAATTCTTTTTTGGTAGAACCTTCTTTTAGATCTAATTTTGTATCTAATGCATATAGTTTGAAGATGTAAGTATGTTCTTTATCTGGCGGAGCAGGACCACCATATCCAATTTCTCCAAAATCAGTTTTACCTTCAATACTATTTTTTGGAGTAGAATTTTCTTGAATTTCTAGGGAGTTAGGTTCAATATTCCATAATACCCAATGAACCCAAACCTTTCCAACAGCCCCCATAGCATCAGGATCATCCATAATTAATGCCAGTGATAACGTATTATCTGGAACTCCTTTGATTTTTAGTGGAGGATTATGATTACCATGTTTATAACCAAACTTCTTTGGAATTACTTCTCCATTTTGGAATGCATCACTTTCTAGAGTTAATGACACCATAGATTTTATTTAAAATACATTAAGTTAAATTTTTCTAAGATTCCAAAACTATTTTATCATTTGAAAGTGAAATGATAGAGCTGCCAAGTTTTTTAACATTTTTTTTAAGTTCCTTGTCCATTGTTGCAATAATTACATTATTCTTTGAAGCATAATTAAGTAATTTTTTATCGGCAAATGATCCATTAATAGGGATTATTTTGAATTTTTTTATGAAATCTAAAGTTATCGATATGCTATTTTTCTTTTCTGGATTTTTTAATAATTTTAATAATTCATTTTTTACTACTTGAGGAACTACAAAAGTAATTTGGCCAATTTCTGTACCTAAATTATCTATATTTTTTATTCTTTTATTAGCAATATGAATTAGAAAATTTGTATCACAGATAACTTCAACCAACTATTCCTGCACCAATTAATCGCCATCGTTCTGATATTCTTCTACTTATTGCTACATTTCCACCATCAAAAATGCATGCAGGTCGTCTTAATTCAATTTCAATATTATTTGATTTAATTTTAGTAACCTTTCCTAGCACAGGAGCAGTTCCGATATTTAATCTGAGCAATTCTCCTGCTTGGATTGGTTGTACCTTAATATCTTCAGTAGTACCTACAGCAGAATCAAAAAGATTTACTTCTAGTTTTAGCAATGTAGAGTTTTCAGGAAGTGTACCAGGTTTTCCAATAACTGAACCAATAAAGGAATCACTTCTAGTCATGGATGGATCTAATTTTGTTCCAATGGCTACCAAACCACCTGGTTTTACGGATTCAACAATCCCAGCAGCTGTACCTAATGATGTAATTTCTGTAAGTAATGGTTCATATGATTTTTTTTTCTCATTTAAAATTCCAGGTTTAATTTCTATTTCATCTCCTACATTAAAAATTCCCTGAGTAAGACTTCCACCAATAACTCCTCCTTTGATATTTTTTAATTTAGTTCCTGGTTTGTTTACATCAAATGATCTTAGAACATGCATAACAGTATCTTTTTTTTCATCTCTTTCAGGTGTTTTAATGGTGTTTTCTATAGCGCCGATTAGTGCATCAATGTTTAATTTTGATTGAGCTGAGATTGGTATTACAGGTGCTTTAGCTGCAAAAGTTCCTTTAACAAATTTTGATATTTCCTGAAAATTGTCAAGTGCTTCTTTGTAAGATAATAAATCAACTTTATTTTGGACCACAACGATTTGTTGAATACCTAATGTTTGAAGAGCTAAAAGATGTTCTTTGGTTTGGGGTTTTGGAACTTTTTCATTTGCGGCAACCAGTAACATAGCACCATCCATTAATGCAGAACCTGAGAGCATATTTGCCATTAAACTTTCGTGGCCTGGACTATCAACAAAACTAACTACCCTTGATAATTCACTTTCTTTACCACAATTATTACACCTTGGTGTAGTAGAATATCCTAAAGGTTCTTCACATTTTTTACATTTGTAAAATGCTGCATCAGAATAACCTACACGAATAGTGATACCACGTTTTAATTCTTGACTATGAACACTAGTCCATGAGCCTGTTAATGCTTGAATTAAAGTAGTTTTTCCATGATCTACATGACCAGCAGTTCCAATATTTACACAAGGCTGATATCCATATTTTTTAATATACCATTCAGGAAGTGTATCTCTCCAATGCATGAATCAAAATGAAGAATCGGTATATGTTAAGTTATTCTTTTTTATCTTCAGTTTTTTCTTCTGTAGCTTCAGAAGTTTCATCTACAGGAGCTTCAACTGGTAATTCACCATCAAATTTACAATTTATTTGATAGATTTCTTCAGATACAGTGTTTCCTCGCATTAATTTTCTAACTCTTTGTCCAATTTCTGCATCTTGAAGACCAACTCCTTTTGAAAGTAAAACATATTTTCTTGCAGAACCATGAATATCATTTCTCATAGGAACGCCAGATTTGTCACTTCCTCCAGTAAGTTTTAATTTTCCATTCAATCCAACAATTGATGCATCAGTTTCTTTTCCTAATTCTAATCCCAGTAATGGATTAGCGTCGCTATCTTTGAGTTCCTTAGAAATGGATTTTCCTGTGATATCTGAAATTGTTAGCTTGAAGTTTGCCAAGTATTCCAAAAAAATTATGAACGACTAATTAACGTTTGGACATTATTTTTAAATCAAGATTATCAAAGATAGGCATGACAGAAGAAATCAGATGTCCAAGATGTGATAAGAAAATGGTAGATATGCAAGCATGTCATATGTTTTGTCCTAATTGTGGGGCTCACTTGGATTGTTCTGATAAAGGAAATTTTTGGTAGTTAAATTCCCGGTCGATCTGGTATGTAATCAGTTGCCATGTTAACTGCCTGATCTTTCATAATCTCAAGATAAGTATCATAATCTGCTTCAAAATTGCAATGTGGACACTTTACATTTGTAATATCATCATCTAAAATCGCAACTTTTTCACACTCTGGGCATCTTGCATCCATGTATAATATTCTCAATTAAGATATTTAATCATAATCAAACAAGATTTTCTAGCGGAGTTAGTCTAGCTCGGTAAGATGTCAGCTTCCCAAGCTGAAGGTCGCGGGTTCAAATCCCGCACTCCGCATTATAATTCTCTGATTGCTTGTTCTATTATTCCTCTATCTGGTGCTCGTGGATAATATTTTAAATAATTTTTTAGATCCTCTTTGGCTCCTGAAATATTATTTTGTTTTTCTCGTATGTATGCACGATTTTTGTAAATCTTGGCAGATCTGTTTGGATTAATTTCAATAGCTTTTGTATAATTTTCCTCAGCCTTTTCGAATTTATTTGATTTTAGATAAAAATTACCCAATCCATTATAACTAAGATATGAATTAGGATTTGATTTCAAGCATTTTTCATAAAACTGGGTACACTCTGATGATTTTTGTGAATTTAGTAAGGAACCATAAAGATGTAATGCAGTAGAGTTGTTTGGATTAAGTTCTATTGCTTTTTTTAATAATTCTCCTGCCTTTGCAAAATTATTTTGAATTTGGTATCTCTCAGAAATCAGACACAATCTATTTGATTCATTATCATTACTTTCAAGATTGATTGAAGATAAAATATCAGAAGTGGTCAATATAATTAATAGTCGTCCTTCTTCTGCCCATTGTTTATCAAAAATTTCTTCAGGTATTGCTCCCTCTTGTTGTTCACCTTCTTTATTTCCTTTTTGAATATAATGAAGTATTGATTTTTCTTCAATATCGTATCCAGTAATTACAGATGCATGTTGGGTGATTTCTGGAATTCCTGGAAGAATAACAATTGGAGGTATACCAACATCAATAATTTTTTTTAGTTCTGATAATGAGGAATGAATAATTTTACAGGTGAGGCCATGTCTTTCTGCAAGTTCTATTCCTTCAATTAGAATACTACCAGAATATCCAGAGTAGTTTTTGGCAATTTCTTGTGCTTCAACCATAGGTAATTGTACATTCCAATATT of the Nitrosopumilus sp. genome contains:
- a CDS encoding ATPase domain-containing protein; its protein translation is MISTGLQKIDEFLSGGIPEGLIVDIFGGNGTGKTQLLLQLSINSIKNGGHVLYFDTTGGFRPERILEIQKQSMSEINFLEKITVSRIRNSSEQIKSIKNFETNDYSLIVIDNITDLFSYEYKTDESTFKKNSLFMRYMQELSKFAISKKLPIVISNMIRNIEGKEVENMKSAIDPFTHIKIHLFKTSSKYSGNIYWALDNESFSYQIHALGLSEIG
- a CDS encoding U6 snRNA-associated Sm-like protein LSm6, whose amino-acid sequence is MSQSNSAKRPLTTLQKSTKKKVTVRLKNEVEYKGKMDNVDSYMNLIMTDAEELHDGKTIANYGRVIVRGNNVLFIKLENEL
- the metK gene encoding methionine adenosyltransferase, translating into MTNNFLFTSESVTEGHPDKVCDNISDAFLDEYLRQDPNSRVAIETMVTTDYVVISGEVTSKANFDKKEQEELARKTIREIGYDNKDLMFDADTCQINLKLHSQSPDISQGVTATEEKEQGAGDQGLMFGYATNETEELMPMPILLAHKLIQRLSQVRREKILPWVRPDGKSQVSVRYENNKPTKIETVVVSTQHAPEISQEEISRKIIDKVIKPVLGNLWNDQIKIHINPTGKFVIGGPHGDAGLTGRKIIVDTYGGFGRHGGGAFSGKDPSKVDRSACYMCRYIAKNLVAAGLAERCEVQVAYAIGVAEPVSLYVNTFGTNKIPENQIEELVRKNFDMKPSGIISQLDLKRPIYKKTASYGHFGRNEPEFTWEKTDKAEILKQSAGL
- a CDS encoding NAD-dependent epimerase/dehydratase family protein gives rise to the protein MVKLNQVVITGATGFIGKNLRKYLSKNNVKLISISRRDFKPLKNEIKIISKNFDEKNIISKIQNSDALIHLIGIGKQSVEIDYNSINVELTKKIVNLCENAKIKKIVYLSGLGVSSNTSLGYFISKYKAERSIINSGLNFTIFRPSYIIGKDDYLTKLLKKQIKNNQLQIPGPGNYLIQPIYIDDVVKVIFESIMRIEFQNKILDLVGPETVTFEQYVKLFSKKTKTSIQKINLEDSYYNAINKIKSDYGVDDLNILIGNFKGNHQKLTKISQIKFQSVLELLESGRLF
- a CDS encoding cobalt-precorrin-5B (C(1))-methyltransferase — encoded protein: MTNVEEKTKLRTGFTTGSSATAAAKAGLLSIINHKKIQNVEILLPNRNSIQIPINFCEFGTNFARCVVIKDGGDDPDVTHGAEIVVELEITEKSNTIEINGGEGVGIVTKPGLGLEINKPAINPVPKKMIIENLREIGEKMLEKNGIRILISVPKGKELGPKTDNPRLGIKDGISILGTSGIVVPFSTASYAASIRQNLDVAIAMGNDTVVLTTGGRSEDFAKKIVDLPEHCFVQMGDFSGYTIQQCSKKNIKKAFVVGFIGKLAKMAAGVKQTHVKGSKVDMLFLSELAKKANAKDSVIEDIKKANTARHVSEIIQENKIDGFFELICNETHKHMRKHSEEKVSIDVILFDFEGNVLARKSEE
- a CDS encoding cobalamin biosynthesis protein translates to MEKTSVLAITKNGVNIGLNLKELFPNWRIYAPEKFSDKNNNIIWYSEPTSDKIIELFKNNNALICLFSLGAVIRLIAPHLKDKKTDPAVIVIDDKINFVISVLSGHIGGANELTQEIATKLDAIPVITTAADVNKTIAVDLVGRDFGWKIDDDSTVTRISAQMVNEEPIGVFQQAGNKNWYKNLPKNVTIYDDFEQLKKSNSKAYLIISDELIDDVLSKESVIYRPPSLVIGVGLHWDTTKEEIMNGIKLCLKKFRLSEKSISKLVSIKKPQDVQGLIDIGKELKVPVEYVNREDLAEITAPNPSETVKAFEGTASVSEAAAIKVSGGELVVEKQKFPPNLTIAIARIVN
- a CDS encoding sirohydrochlorin chelatase, with the translated sequence MKRGLLLIDRGSREREASEELEIICKGIMAKGNYEVVDFCFLEVEPPYIEDGVSKCLKEDIDSLTIVPYFLYPGKKVKNAVTDVMKFQKDTKVKFLVTKPMSMHKTLIDIVENRISTTLKENQITIPKKEVDVMIIGHGSKDPNAQISLNYIVNDLKNSYRNVSRCWLEIEQPDIFEGIKKCEKDEPKVLVIVFYFLHEGAHVKTDINNDLIPALDKSNIKKSYITKHIGTDQKIIDLIIERAKEVEDAN
- a CDS encoding precorrin-8X methylmutase, translating into MQTEKGQSIEDASMQMIEEEIGEHSYNEMEWPIVRRIIHSTADFDFADKNRVIFQKNAIQSGINALRNGCSIVVDVNGVIGGLNKQNPKDFGNNIICNISDPKMMELAKKEGKTRSQVSMRAAKSDINGGVVAIGNAPTALLEVIQMVEEGIVKPALIIGIPVGFICAAESKEELSKLEEIPFITNLGRKGGSSAASAIINALFKLIRAELGS